The region GGCCGTGTTTGATTGGGGCACATCGAATTTGCGCGTTTACGTTGTTGAGGCAAGTGGGAAAATATTAGAGCGCAAAGAATGGCCTCTTGGGGTTAAGTTCTCTGAACCATCACAATTGCCTATGCGATTTACCGAAATCATGGAGCGACTCGAAGCTCAATTTTGTTGCCAATATGCGCTGTTGATAGGCATGATCGGTAGCGGCATGGGTTGGCGCGATGTACCAATGTTGCACGGTCCGCTTAGCATTGCAGAACATGCCTCAAGACTTTTCCCACTGGATGGAACTGACGCATACATTGTGCCCGGCGTGACAGCACCTTCGGTAGTAGGCTTAACCGATATGATGCGCGGAGAAGAAACGCAGGCCTATGGCGCGCTAAGATTGCTACAGAAAAGCAATCTATTGTTATGTATGCCGGGTACCCATTCCAAATGGGTTAGTCTCAAAGACAACTTAATTCACGGTATCACTACCAGTATAACTGGTGAACTTTTTGAGCTCTTGTCAAACAATAGTGTTTTGCATGAACAGCTTAGGGATGCCGGTTCTTCGTTTGATCAAACCGGATTTCGCGAAGGCCTAGAGATCGCGAAGTCAGGCCTTGGTGCCCAAAACCTTGCATTTTCTGTCCGCCCGCGCGCATTAGTGAACTGCAAATCGATCCAAGCCAATGCATCGAGTTACCTTTCAGGAATCTTAATTGGCTCTGAAATATTGGCCATGAAAACTGCTTTTGGCGTCTCCGAAATAGCAATTATTGCTGAGATGGGCTTAGCTAAACTGTATGAAATAGCTTGTGGTACATTCGCAATCTCAGCCATGGTGTTGGACGGCGCAGAGGCTGTTTGCGCAGGTGCGTCCAAGCTGCACAGCGCACACCATGCGCTTAAGGATTAATAGCTAAGAAACCTGGAAATCATCCAATCAATGTGCCTTTGCATCGACGTTCGTGCCGCTTGAGGCCGGCGCGCCAAAATCGCGTCGGTTACTTCCTGATTGTTCGCGATCACTGTGATACGATTTTTGCGCGACCGTGTTGTTCCATACCAGTTCTCCCATAACGGCCCGCTCTTTTGCTCCCAAAGAAAATCGAGCAAATCATGGAAAAGCGAATTTTCGGATGCCTTCGCGATACTCATATGAAAACGCCGTGTGCCTTCGTGAAATTCAGGCGTATCATTTGGCGGTACAGCTGCGTTGGCCGCATTTGCTTCGGCTATCTCGCGTAGGGCTGCTTCTGATCCGTTTAGCGCCGCCAAAAAGCAAGATTCGCCTTCAATCAGTCTACGCATTTGAAGGACTTCATGCGGGCCCGGTTGCTTTTCTAACTTAGAGAGGAAGCCAGATTGAGCATCCACGACTGGCTGCACATAGGCACCTGACCGATCCTTGATCTGGAGCAGGCCTCCTGCTTCCAAAGCCATCAATGCTTCGCGAACAGTCGTCCGACTTACTTCGTGCGTTTTGGCAAGTTCTCGTTCGGAAGGTAGCCGAGACATCGGCTTCAATTCACCGCGGCGAATTTGCTGCTCCAAAGTCGCAGCTAGCTTTTGATATGTCTTCACCGACATCTGCAGTTTACCTCGTTTCCTATCCTTGTATCTTTTGGGCCAACCAATTTTCAATACAGAGCGCTAACATTTGTAAAAATTCACCTTGGATCAACCAAATACACCACAGTCCGATTTTTTTGGGGGGGGACCGCCCAAAATATTGAATTGGACAAAAAACCTGTTGAAATTGGAACAGTCAAATACCCGATTTCAGCTTAGGGAAATCAATGCACAAGACAAAAACTAGAACAATCCGCTGAGCAGCCCTTCTTGAACAGTCAATTTTGAAATCTATTGCGTGATTGCTCTTAATCAAACCCGAGGGTGGCCTTAGCAATGAACTCAGGGCATCGCCCCTCCCGCAATTAGGGACCTCGAATTTCAGTCTCACCTAGAAGAGGTTAATCACTCCGTTTCGCGGCACGTACTTTGATCAGCAATTCGCCTGGTTTACGGCTTTGTTTTTCAATACCTCGCAAAAACCATGCTGATTGCCAACTTCGTGTGAGTTCAAAAGGTTTCAAATCGAAACAGTTAGATAGGATGTCAAATTTCTGAGGAAGATTTTGAGATATACCAATCGCACATTTCAAGCCGATCCTGTCCAAAAAAAACTTCGTTTTCAAATAGCAAAGTTGGTGTACCCCAATGCCCAGCGCATTTTAATTCTTGGGCGTTTCGGGCCAACAATTCATCAAAACGATCAGAATGTACCTTTGCATGTTGATTGAGACTAAACCAGTCGCCTCCTGCCGATTTCACGGCTGCTTCTAACGCTCCAGACCGCGTCCAACTACCGTTTTGGCCAAACAAAAGGGCGCCAACAGCTTGATAAACCTGCACTCCCAAGCCGGCCCGACAAGCGGCTGCCAGCAAACGCGTCAGCTGCCGGATGTAGGGCTGATCTTGCGCAATCTCGCCTGTTTCAAGGTTCTGGACAATCGGATCTGGGGCCGGCCAATCAAAGGGAATACCCAGCATTGCAGCCGTCCGTTCCGCGTCGGTTCGCAGATAGTTCAGCAGAGCCGGATTACCTTTTGAAAAGAACTGTGGTTCTCGAATAGCCAAAGGATAAACTGGCTTGAGGACCAAATCCAAACTGTGCTTTTTGGCAAGGCCGATCACCCGATCCGTTGCCAAATATGAATAAGGTGATCGAAGAGTTACAAAAAAAGGCAAATCTCGCGTCATGCGACAGCCACCCGTTCTGGGCCAGCAGACAGGGTTCCCATCATGCGATCCAAATGACGCGCAATTAGCTTTGCCTTGAGCTCGGAGTATTTCGGATCGTCCCAGAGGCACCGAAACTCATTGGGATCTTCTTGCAAATCAAAGAGTTCGCCAAGGCCAGGATGTGAATGATAAACAACTAGCTTATATCGCCCGTCACAAGTCATGCTAGCGCGCGTATCATGCGTAACCTCGCTACTGCCAAGCGAGTCATTGAAGTCGGTTACAACTGTTTCTTTGTGAAAATCCGCACCCTCAAAGACAGTATCCGTGAAAGACATACCTTGGATGGATTTGTCGATTTCAATTCCAACCAAAGAAAGCAAAGTTGGTGCGATATCAACGCTTTCCGCCATTACTTCAGAGCGTATATCGCGCGGAATACCTGGGCCTGTCATCACTAGGGGTACACGAATTAACCCTTCAAAAAAGCGACAACCTTTGTAAAGCAATCCATGATCGCCAAGCATTTCTCCATGGTCGCTTGTAAATACGATGACAGTATTATCGATTTCTCCGGTAGCTTCGAGGTGATCAAGAATTCGGCCAAATTGCGCATCAAGATTTTCGATCATCGCATAGTACGCCGCTTTGACCTTGAGTCCATCAAAGCGGTCAGGCGGCTTTGCGCCACGTTTATCCCCTTCGGGAATGACATGCGCTGCACGCTCAGTTGGCGATAACAACGGATTTACCGCTACGCGCTTTTGCGTCCGAACATCAAAGAACCTTTTTTGGTGGGCAATATCTGTCTCTTGAAACAGAGGTGGGGCCAAATCCTGTCCGTCTCCAAAGCGATCCATTGTTTCTGGTGGCGGGTTAAAGGGAGGGTGCGGATCAAATGGATTCAAACTCAGCATCCATGGGCCATCCCGATCCTCTTGCATGAATTGGATCGCCCGCTCTGCCAGCCAAGCCATTTGGTGCAACTCTGCTGGAACACCAACAGAAAGATACGGTGGTTTTCCAGAGAACAATTGGCTTGGATCTTCGCCTTTTTCGCGAAGCCATGTCCAATATGCGTTGCTGCCTGGCACCTTCTCCCAACCAGGGTTCTGGCACCACTCAAAAATCCGATACCCATCGTCAGGGCGTTGTTCGAATTTAGAGGCCGTTGAGAGATGTAGCTTGCCGATCAAACCGCAGTCATAACCGTTTTCGGCAAATGTCTTAGTCACCAGTTTTTCGGTCTTTGGGAAATAGGCGTTTCCGTTGCGATATACGCGATGTGCTGCTGGATACCGCCCCGTCAGAAAACTTGCGCGACTCGGCGTGCATATCTGGTTCTGCACATAGCATTTTTCGAAAGTTGTCCCAATCTTCATCAATCGATCAATGTTGGGTGTCTCGATCTCGGCATTTCCCAATGCCGAGATGGTATCGTAGCGCATCTGATCTGCGCAAAACCAAAGGATATTTGGACGGGTATCTGCGCCGGTCTTGCTCATTTTTTAGCGCCTCGTTAGTTCGCTGCGCGCGTTGCGCGATGTTGCAGAAGAGTTTTCACCAATGGCCAACACAGACTCGCGATCGAGATAGCTAAGAAGCTGGCAGCGAAAGGCCTTGTGAATAGCGGCTCGAGACTACCACCCGTAGACATCAGGCCAGACCGGAGCTGTTCTTCTGCGATCGGAGCCAGAACAAATCCGATGACGAACGGGCCCAGAGGCATTTTGATCCGCTCCATGCAAAAGCCCAAGACACCTAAGCCAAGCATGATCCACACATCAAAGAAACTGTTACCGACGGCAAAAATACCAACCACACAGAACACAATGATCGTCGAAAGTAGATAGGCCCGTGGCACATAAAGAACCTTGGCAATATGGGCCACGCTAACCATCATAATGCCAAACATCACGATGTTCCCGACGAGATATGCCGCTATTACGCCATAGGCAATTTCGGGATTGTTGATGAACAACAATGGCCCTGGCTCGAGATTGTGAATAATCAATGCGCCAATTAAAATCGCGTCGACCACTGATCCCGGAATTCCCAATGTAATCAGAGGAATTAGCGCCCCACCAACCGCTGCATTGTTTGCTGTTTCCGCGGCAACAACACCTGGTTCATGGCCCGTTCCAAACTTTTCCGGTTCTTTTGACGCGCTGCGTGCTGCGGAGTACGACAGCATAGATGCGATGTTTGATCCAATGCCAGGCAAGATACCAATCCACGTCCCAATGATGCTTGAGCGCATGAAGTTGGACGAGAATTTGCGAATATCGTGCAAGCTTAGGAACATATTGCCGCGTTCTAGCTCTGCTTTCGGAGGGATTTCATCTATCTTAATGATATCCTTGAAAATCTGGCTTACCGCAAAGGCACCGATTAGAACGGGCAATAAGCTGAGACCACTTTCCAAAGGAGTGAAGCCAAAAGTCAATCGCGTTGTTCCCGCGCTAGGGTCAATACCGGGCATATGGATTAACATACCAAGACAAGCGGCAATTAAGCCTTTGAGTAAGGAGCCTTGGCTTAGGCTGGACAGCATTACCAACGCCATCAGGACCATGGTGAAGTATTCCCAAGGACCAAATGTAATCGCCAACTTGGCAAAGGGTGGCGCAAGCAAAGCAAGGAAAACAAACGAGATCATCCCGCCAACAAATGAGGCTGTAATTCCTAAACCCAACGCGCGGGCGGCTTTGCCCTGTTGGGTCAGCGGATAGCCATCAAATGTCGTCATAATGGAAGATGGGGTGCCTGGCATTCGCAACAACGTTGCTGAAATTTGGCTTCCTGACACGCCGCCAACATACATCCCTACGAGCAACATGATCGCGTTCACACTGTCCATGAAGAATGTCAGCGGTAAAGTCAGTGTGATCAACATCGTTGTTGTCAAACCCGGGATCGAGCCAACGACGATCCCAAGCGCAACGCCGCTGAAAACGAGCACAAATGGCAATGGTGCCATTAGATACAAAAGTGCGTCAAAAAACTGCATGCTAGTCCCCAGTTAAGGTAGGTTGATGTAGAAAAATTTTGTGAAGACATATGTGCAGGCCGTGATCATCACGACTGAATATCCGGCAATCCATGGAAGCTTTCGCATATCGCGATGCGTCATCAGCCAAGCCACAATGGTCAAAAAGATGATGCCCGCTATGTTGAAGCCGAGGAGACCCAAATCCATCACCGCTACAAAAACAAGAGTCGCAAGAAAAACAACCAACGACAGCATGTTGTGCGATTTGATCGTATTGGGCTTTGGTTGCGCTTCAGGTTTTGAACGCTGAAGCTGGTATATCGCCCGGCCTATCATGATCAATGAAAGCAACGCCATGATGCCAGAAAGCGCGCGTGGCAACGCTGCTGAACCGAGGGGCTCAAACTTCGGAGGAGGCAAATCAGCGGTGCCAAAATAAATCAGACCACTAAAGGCGATTAAGACAATAGCAAAGGCAATTTCAGACTTTGCGGTCGCGTTGGATGACATTTCGATCCCCTGCTAATACCTGCCAGCGCCAGTACTGCTGGCAGGTAACGTTGACTATTTAGAGATGCCGTTTTCAGAGACGACAACTTTCAGACCCTCAAGTACCTTGCTGGATTCACTCAACGCTGTATCACCTTCGGTCCAATATGGATCTAGCGAGTTCTCTTTGAACCAGGTTTGCATCTCATCGCTTTCTATTGCTGTCTTTAGCACAGACTGAAGCTTAGCGGCGGCGGCTTCATCGAGATTTGGCGGTGCCAACCACCATGCCGGGTTTGCCCAAACCACGTCGTATCCTAATTCTGATGCGGTTGGCACATTAGGCAAAGTCGCCAGGCGGTTCGCACCAAAATAGACCAGTGCACGAATGCCATTGGGCTCAAACTTCAAGTATTCCGTGGCAGCAAATAGTGCGATGTCAGCATTTCCGCCAAGTAAACGAGCCAAACGATCAGCACCACCTGGTGCGCCGATCAACCGTGTTTTGAAATCTGCAGCGCTAGCAACTTGAACACCAACGAGGTGCGGCACGGTTCCAATGCCAACTGCTTCAACCAAGCTTTCCGGCTCTGCCTGCAGGGCTTTAACCAGATCATCGAAGGTTTCGTACGGAGAGTCTGAACGCACAGCCCAAACAGGACTACCGCCACCGGTAAAACCAAGTGACGTAAAGTCATCTGGTGAAATGTCGTTCACTCCCATTGAATTGGAAATCAGCATGCCATGTGACCAATGCATAATCGTGTGGCCGTCCCCGCCGGCGGCAAGCACTTCACGGGCAGCATTTGCAGAAGCTGCACCAGGCTTGTTCACGATTATCATGGGCTGACCAAGAAGGTCTTTCTCATTGATATAATTTGAAATCTTGCGGGCAATCGTATCAGTACGTCCACCTGGCTTAAAACCAACGTACACCTTCACCGGAGCCTCGGGGAAATCAGCCAATACCAAATTTGGAGTTGAAGCGATTGCCAAAGCAATTATCGCACCAACCGTCTTTCGTTTGATGAATTTAGTAAATTCCATTCAGTCGTCCTCCCTCGACGAGATCGTGCAACTCGCACAATTGGCCCAACCAATATTATTTTTAATACAACTTGTCCAGTCCAAAAATGCCATCGATACGCCAGCCCGGTCACCTTGCTGGGATTTTAGAGCGGGCCTAATTTCCTTTTTGTGTAACATTTGGGGGCAGTTTCATTAAGTACCTCACGCCCTGATCCAATCATTTAAGCCTTGAGCAGGAGGGCGGGAATTCAATCCGCCAGAACGTGTCAGCGCTCGACGCCGCTCGTTTGATAGAATTTCGCAACATAATAGAAAGACTATGAAAATTCTCTGGGATCATGACAAAGTGACAGCGTTTAAGGCCACAAGCGATCCAACACATTATGGGCTGATGCTGGGACCAAAACATCCTTCAGCCGCGACGGGAGAGCCGCTGCCTGACCACAGCACAACACAAACCAAAGGTCGCGAATTTGGTATGTTCACCTCAAAAAACAATCAGCGTTTGATTGGTCCAACCTAAAAGGCCTAAATCATCGCTTCAACAATGCTGTGTCTATCGCCCACCAAGTGGACATTGCGATCTCTACCCACTTCTAGCGAACAGCCGATTGCAACGAATCCGCAAAAACAAAACGAATTCCACTGCGCGTCGCATTCCTTCAAAACTGATCGTCCCAAAAGTCGCTAGGCATATCATGGAGCAGTTGGGCAGTTGTGTCATCAATCCAGTCCTGCTGTTCATCTGCGGACCAACTTGCATACCCAGGTTCTTCATGGGCAAGTGCTTGGGCGCGGCGCTTGGCTTGTGCATATTTGATTTGATCGATGGGCGCGTCGGGGATTATGGCATAGACGAAAGTACCGCCCATCGCCCTGGCAAGATTTTCCATCTGCTTAAGGGACACTGCCCCTTCTTTTTCGCTGCGTTCGGCCTGGTAGATGGCGTTGCGCGAAACGCCTTTGCGCGTAGCAACTTGCTCAGCCGACATGCCCAACGCAAGCCGCATCGTCGCAATCCATCCCCTTTCAGGTACGGAATGATCAGCAAACCGTACTGCACAGCGGTCAAGCAGACGAGCCCAGCGTCGGCGTTGCATAAAGTCAGGCATGAACGTCCTTTAGCAAAATTCGGCCATTACTTTAACAAACCACATAAACCACAAAACCCAATTCTCCAAATTATTTGACAAGTATTGCCAAAAAAAGAACATATATACCTAACATTTGTGAGAATTAGTGTTATATAAAAATGGAGAGGAAAGCGATGTTTAATTCATTTTTGGCTCCAGAAGCCATCCCATTTGCGATTGCACTTGCCGTTGTTGCCGGCCTATTCATCCTTGAAATCCTGAGTGCTCTTTTGGGAGTTACGGTCCTTGGCCTTGGTGGCGAAGGGCCGGATATTGATATCGACCCAGACTTCGATTTGAGTATGGATATTGATGTTGATGGTAACATCGATTTTGACGCACTGAGTGTGACGGGCGACATAGCTGATAGCCCCATTGCGCCATCTGGTGTCCTGACTTGGATCGGCGCGCGCGATGTGCCCTTCCTGATCTGGCTTGTGTCCTTTCTAACAACTTTTGGTCTGATTGGTCTGATTATTCAGTCCATAACGACGGGACTCATTGGAGGTCCAATGTTCATGTGGCTGGCGGTGGCGCTTACTATTGTACCCGCTCTTAGCGTCACACGCCTCATTGCCAATTGGGTCGCTTTGATTATGCCCAAAACAGAAAGCAGCGCGATGCGCACCCGATTTTTGGGTGGTCATCGCGGCACGATTACCCAAGGGACCGCCAGTCGCGGCAAACCCGCCGAGGCTAAGATCAAAGACCGTCACGATAACATCCACTATATCAGGGTCGAACCATTGGAAGACGATGGCGTTTTCCGACAGGGCAGTGATGTAACGCTTATTCGCAAGCGTGGTGACAAATTCTTTGTCATCTAAGCCGCCACCGGCCCCCAAGCTAATACACATAGTACGAAGGAGTTTCTCATGGATATAATTTCAATTCTTACTTTCGCGGGTATCATTGTCGGCCTGCTTATTTTTATCGGCCTAATCATGGCGCGTCTTTATAAGCGCGCAACCCGCGAAACCAGTTTGGTAAAGACCGGGTCGGGTGGCAAAAAAGTTATCATGGATGGCGGCACTATTGTTGTGCCGTTCCTACATGAAATTTCGATGGTCAACATGAAGACCCTGCGCCTTGAAGTGGCCCGAGTGAACGAACAGTCGTTGATCACCAAAGACCGTATGCGTGTCGACGTTGGGGTTGAATTCTACGTCTCGGTTAACGCGACCGAAGATGGGATTTCTCGTGCGGCGCAGACCCTTGGAGATCGCACCTTTCATGTAGATCAGCTGCGCGAGATGATTGAGGGTAAGCTGATTGACGGGCTACGTGCCGTTGCGGCCCAGATGACCATGGATGAATTGCATGAAAACCGTGCCAGCTTTGTCCAGGAGGTGCAGAATGCGATTTCTGAAGATCTGCTGAAAAACGGTCTGGAACTAGAAGCTGTTTCTTTGACCGCTTTGGATCAAACCCCATTTGAACAGCTGGATGAAAACAATGCGTTTAATGCCGTTGGTATGCAGAAACTGGCCGCTGTAATCGCGACATCGCGTAAGGAACGCGCTGAAATTACGGCGGAAGCAGACGTATCTGTTGCGCGCTCAGAAATGGAGGCTGAAAAGCTGAAGTATCAGATTGACCGCGAACAACAAGAAGCCTCTATCACGCAAATCCGCGAAATCCAGTCGCTTCAAGCCAGTCAAGAGGCCGAGATTGCACGCAATCAAGAAGCCTCTGATCAGGCCAAAGATCAGGCCCGCATTGAACGCGAACGTGCGGTGCGTGCATCCGAGATTGAACGCGAACGGACCATCCGTGAAGCTGAGATCGCGAAAGAGCGTGAATTGGAGGTTGCAGACCAAGAACGTCAGATCATTGTTGCGCGAAAATCTGAAGAAGAAAGCCAAGCGCGTGCATCAGCGGATAACGCCCGAGCTGAAGCTAAAAAAGCATCAGAAGCAATTGAAACTGCCCGCGCTGTTGCAGAGGCAGAGCGTCAGAAACAGATTGCATTGATTGAAGCTCAAAAAGAAGCCGAGCGTCAGGCGACGGGTATCCGTCTTGCGGCTCAGGCTGAAAAGGATGCGGCAAGTGACCGAGCTGCGGCGAAGTTGGAGGAAGCTCAGGCTGATGCTAACGCGATTATTGTTCGCGCCGACGCAAAAAAGACCGATTTACTAGCCACAGCCGAAGGTCAGACCGCGATTGCCAACTCTGAGAATGAACTAAGCGCCGAGATCATCGCAATGAAGATTCGCCTTGCAAGTCTTGAGGCGCTGCCTGGGATTGTGGCCGAAATGGTCAAGCCCGCAGAAAAGATCGACTCGATCAAAATTCATCAAGTCACAGGCATGGGTGGCGGACAAAGCAATGGTGAGACCATGGGCAAAGGTGGAACGCCTGTAAACCAAGCACTGGACTCTGTTTTGGGTATGGCCCTGCAGATGCCCGCGATGCAGGCGCTGGGAAAAGAACTGGGGATCAGCTTGGAGAACGGTATAGCTGGTGTCGTTGAATCGACCCTTGAAAACCCAGTCGCTTCCGATGAAACCGTCCCACCAATGAACTCCGAAGCTGAGACAATGCAATAACGGCAATGGGGCTCCGTGTTTTGTCGGAGCCCTTTCTTTTCCAGCGAGGCCTGCCAGCTTTGGATTTCAAAACCGATGTTTAGCTAGCGCAACTGCAATTACCAAAGAGTTGGTCCAAAAAAGATAACCCGTTTTGACGCCCCTTTAAGCCGACATTCACTGCACAGAAATCATAAGGAGCTTTGGACTCGGCACAGACTTTTGCTGCAGTATTTTTAATACCTGCCTTCGCTTTTTAAGCTGTTTTTCTTCGAAATCAACGGATGTCAGCAAACCGTTGTTTATCTGCTTTCGTTTCGCGCTATGGAACCGTTCGATGTATTCGAGGACGACTTCTCAAGCGACTTTGTAGGATGGGTAGGTTCTGCGCCTGATCCACTGCTTCGCGCTTGAAATAGTTTGACCCTTAGTCAACTTCCTTGACAAAAAAACGGGGGCAAAGCGTTACAGACCTAGCGGTGCCCCATTAAAAGGCAAAAATTTAGTATTGGCTGATTTAGATAAACCCAAAAAATCATCAAAAATCGATCACTTGAAATCTGTGTAGGTAGCATTTCTTATAAGATGTGCTTTTGTCATTTAGCTGTACAAACCACCACCGAAAGGAAACAGGTTGATGAATTTGCAGTGCCCGGAATTGATATATCTCTTGCGGTATCCGAACTTCGCCTCCACAGCTTTAACGAATGTGAACAAATGGAGATCTTTGGTTCAAATGGCGCTTCAAGGCGCATCGTGTTCCTTCGAGTTGTTTAACGACGCGCACCATTCCATTGCCACCTTGGCTACTTCGCGCCTTAAATTTGGGCTGGTAATTTCCTATGCATAGAATCGCGTATCGCAAGTACCGCAAGCTTTTCACTCTATTAAAGAGCCTTCAAAAAACTGCATTTTTTCTTGTGCTATTTGCATGCAGCTCTTTTCTCACAACATTTGAACTAAACGCGGAAATTCGTGAAAGCAAACACCTCCAACGACACACATTCTTTTGGCATTACACAAATTTTGAAAGTTACGTTGAAGCTACTTTTTTGGTCGGCACTCCCGCTCAAACTCTGCGTAGCTGGTTGGACACCCATAATTTTGAGAAACCAAGTAACGTGCCTCACTCTCTTGTTTATCTGTTGGCTAATGACAAACGCATAAAACGCCTCACGGGAGACGAGGCGAATACAATTTGGAAAATGTCCAGCAAACGCATTTGGTCGATATGTGGCCCAAGCTGGCATGAAGTTTTCTGGCGCGAAGATGAGCAATCAAATATCTCGGATTTGGCCACCTACCAGGTGCTTTGCGTTTCGAACCTACCCTAGTTTTTATTGAGCATTTTTGGGAAAGTTGTATTTCCTGAAACTTTAATGGGGTACTCGTCCTCATCGAAGCCCCTTGCCTTCGCCAAACTCGTTTGTTTGGTGCTTACTCGACGATTTCACCCGTCAAGATAAGCCGAGCGCGACCAAAGCGGGTCATTTCACGCTTGAAGATGTGAAATTTGTCGCCCAAAATCGTGGGTTTCTCGGCCACCTGAACCTCACAACAAAAAATGTGTAATTTTGTGTTAGGCCGAATCCGAGCAATATCCACAAGCTGACTAACTCATTGCTTTTACTTGGTAAAAATGGTGCCCAGGGGCGGAATCGAACCACCGACACGAGGATTTTCAATCCACTGCTCTACCCCTGAGCTACCCGGGCACGGGAGAGTGATTTCTCACTCGGGTTGCGGCGTTTTATGTCACTGCTGGGGTGGTGTCCAGAGCCAAATTGAAAAAAGTCAGTGAAGTTGATTGTCTTTATTTCCGGGTTGCAAAAGACCTGCTTCTTGGCCCTCTTCTGGCTCAGTTGGATAAGTATAACCGCCACTTAGCCACTTTCCCAGGTCGATGTCAGCGCAACGTTTGGAGCAGAAAGGCCGATAGGTTTCAGAGGTCGTCTTTTTGCAAATTGGGCAGCTCATGACAGCAGGGCAGCCACAGGCAAACGTTCACGTTTGCGTTGCAATTCAAAATGTCCAAGAGGCGTCCATCCAGCCATAACTGTTTCAACACCATCAGCGCGCAATGCGGTCCGAATTGCCGTTTCAAACGCACGACGATCCTTTTTTGCCATAGGCGCAAGGTCAAGTGTGATCTGCCCACCTATTCCACGAATGCGGCACTGG is a window of Cognatishimia sp. WU-CL00825 DNA encoding:
- a CDS encoding 2-dehydro-3-deoxygalactonokinase, giving the protein MFDWGTSNLRVYVVEASGKILERKEWPLGVKFSEPSQLPMRFTEIMERLEAQFCCQYALLIGMIGSGMGWRDVPMLHGPLSIAEHASRLFPLDGTDAYIVPGVTAPSVVGLTDMMRGEETQAYGALRLLQKSNLLLCMPGTHSKWVSLKDNLIHGITTSITGELFELLSNNSVLHEQLRDAGSSFDQTGFREGLEIAKSGLGAQNLAFSVRPRALVNCKSIQANASSYLSGILIGSEILAMKTAFGVSEIAIIAEMGLAKLYEIACGTFAISAMVLDGAEAVCAGASKLHSAHHALKD
- a CDS encoding FCD domain-containing protein translates to MSVKTYQKLAATLEQQIRRGELKPMSRLPSERELAKTHEVSRTTVREALMALEAGGLLQIKDRSGAYVQPVVDAQSGFLSKLEKQPGPHEVLQMRRLIEGESCFLAALNGSEAALREIAEANAANAAVPPNDTPEFHEGTRRFHMSIAKASENSLFHDLLDFLWEQKSGPLWENWYGTTRSRKNRITVIANNQEVTDAILARRPQAARTSMQRHIDWMISRFLSY
- a CDS encoding DsbA family protein produces the protein MTRDLPFFVTLRSPYSYLATDRVIGLAKKHSLDLVLKPVYPLAIREPQFFSKGNPALLNYLRTDAERTAAMLGIPFDWPAPDPIVQNLETGEIAQDQPYIRQLTRLLAAACRAGLGVQVYQAVGALLFGQNGSWTRSGALEAAVKSAGGDWFSLNQHAKVHSDRFDELLARNAQELKCAGHWGTPTLLFENEVFFGQDRLEMCDWYISKSSSEI
- a CDS encoding sulfatase-like hydrolase/transferase, producing MSKTGADTRPNILWFCADQMRYDTISALGNAEIETPNIDRLMKIGTTFEKCYVQNQICTPSRASFLTGRYPAAHRVYRNGNAYFPKTEKLVTKTFAENGYDCGLIGKLHLSTASKFEQRPDDGYRIFEWCQNPGWEKVPGSNAYWTWLREKGEDPSQLFSGKPPYLSVGVPAELHQMAWLAERAIQFMQEDRDGPWMLSLNPFDPHPPFNPPPETMDRFGDGQDLAPPLFQETDIAHQKRFFDVRTQKRVAVNPLLSPTERAAHVIPEGDKRGAKPPDRFDGLKVKAAYYAMIENLDAQFGRILDHLEATGEIDNTVIVFTSDHGEMLGDHGLLYKGCRFFEGLIRVPLVMTGPGIPRDIRSEVMAESVDIAPTLLSLVGIEIDKSIQGMSFTDTVFEGADFHKETVVTDFNDSLGSSEVTHDTRASMTCDGRYKLVVYHSHPGLGELFDLQEDPNEFRCLWDDPKYSELKAKLIARHLDRMMGTLSAGPERVAVA
- a CDS encoding tripartite tricarboxylate transporter permease; translated protein: MQFFDALLYLMAPLPFVLVFSGVALGIVVGSIPGLTTTMLITLTLPLTFFMDSVNAIMLLVGMYVGGVSGSQISATLLRMPGTPSSIMTTFDGYPLTQQGKAARALGLGITASFVGGMISFVFLALLAPPFAKLAITFGPWEYFTMVLMALVMLSSLSQGSLLKGLIAACLGMLIHMPGIDPSAGTTRLTFGFTPLESGLSLLPVLIGAFAVSQIFKDIIKIDEIPPKAELERGNMFLSLHDIRKFSSNFMRSSIIGTWIGILPGIGSNIASMLSYSAARSASKEPEKFGTGHEPGVVAAETANNAAVGGALIPLITLGIPGSVVDAILIGALIIHNLEPGPLLFINNPEIAYGVIAAYLVGNIVMFGIMMVSVAHIAKVLYVPRAYLLSTIIVFCVVGIFAVGNSFFDVWIMLGLGVLGFCMERIKMPLGPFVIGFVLAPIAEEQLRSGLMSTGGSLEPLFTRPFAASFLAISIASLCWPLVKTLLQHRATRAAN
- a CDS encoding tripartite tricarboxylate transporter TctB family protein; the encoded protein is MSSNATAKSEIAFAIVLIAFSGLIYFGTADLPPPKFEPLGSAALPRALSGIMALLSLIMIGRAIYQLQRSKPEAQPKPNTIKSHNMLSLVVFLATLVFVAVMDLGLLGFNIAGIIFLTIVAWLMTHRDMRKLPWIAGYSVVMITACTYVFTKFFYINLP
- a CDS encoding tripartite tricarboxylate transporter substrate binding protein, translated to MEFTKFIKRKTVGAIIALAIASTPNLVLADFPEAPVKVYVGFKPGGRTDTIARKISNYINEKDLLGQPMIIVNKPGAASANAAREVLAAGGDGHTIMHWSHGMLISNSMGVNDISPDDFTSLGFTGGGSPVWAVRSDSPYETFDDLVKALQAEPESLVEAVGIGTVPHLVGVQVASAADFKTRLIGAPGGADRLARLLGGNADIALFAATEYLKFEPNGIRALVYFGANRLATLPNVPTASELGYDVVWANPAWWLAPPNLDEAAAAKLQSVLKTAIESDEMQTWFKENSLDPYWTEGDTALSESSKVLEGLKVVVSENGISK
- a CDS encoding helix-turn-helix domain-containing protein — translated: MPDFMQRRRWARLLDRCAVRFADHSVPERGWIATMRLALGMSAEQVATRKGVSRNAIYQAERSEKEGAVSLKQMENLARAMGGTFVYAIIPDAPIDQIKYAQAKRRAQALAHEEPGYASWSADEQQDWIDDTTAQLLHDMPSDFWDDQF